One region of Dryobates pubescens isolate bDryPub1 chromosome 20, bDryPub1.pri, whole genome shotgun sequence genomic DNA includes:
- the HTR1D gene encoding 5-hydroxytryptamine receptor 1D — MTQYNHSAELSLQSSANRSLNFTDPPLALDDGALLGTKISLSVLLSIITLATILANVFVVITIFLTRKLHTPANYLIGSLAVTDLLVSVLVMPISIAYTVTHTWAFGQVLCDIWLSSDITCCTASILHLCVIALDRYWAITDALEYAKRRTAGRAALMIAVVWMISISISVPPFFWRQVKAHEEIAKCTVNTEQISYTIYSTCGAFYIPTVLLLILYGRIYAAARSRILRPPSLYGKRFTTAHLITGSAGSSLCSINASLHEGHSHSGGSPVFINHVKIKLADSVLERKRISAARERKATKTLGIILGAFIFCWLPFFVMSLVLPICQDACWFHPILLDFFTWLGYLNSLINPVIYTAFNEEFKQAFHKLIHLKKCSS, encoded by the coding sequence ATGACTCAGTACAACCATTCAGCAgagctctctctgcagagctcagcgaACAGGTCACTGAATTTTACTGACCCCCCACTGGCTCTGGACGATGGAGCGCTGCTAGGGACGAAGATTTCGCTCTCAGTCCTTCTGTCCATTATAACTTTGGCAACCATCCTTGCAAACGTTTTTGTGGTCATTACAATTTTTCTGACTAGAAAGCTCCACACGCCTGCAAATTACCTCATTGGCTCCTTGGCAGTGACTGATCTCTTGGTGTCTGTCCTGGTGATGCCCATCAGCATTGCTTACACGGTCACCCACACGTGGGCCTTCggccaagtgctgtgtgatATCTGGTTATCATCAGACATCACGTGCTGCACAGCCTCCATCCTGCACCTCTGTGTCATTGCTCTGGACAGGTACTGGGCTATCACGGACGCTCTGGAATACGCCAAACGCCGGACCGCTGGCCGAGCCGCGCTCATGATTGCCGTGGTGTGGATGATCTCCATCAGCATTTCTGTGCCACCCTTCTTCTGGAGGCAAGTGAAAGCTCATGAAGAAATTGCAAAGTGTACTGTGAACACAGAGCAAATTTCCTACACAATTTATTCCACCTGTGGAGCTTTCTACATCCCAACCGTGCTCCTCCTGATACTGTACGGCAGAATTTATGCAGCAGCTCGCTCCAGGATTCTGAGGCCACCCTCATTGTATGGAAAACGTTTTACTACGGCACACCTCATCACCGGCTCCGCTGgctcttccctctgctccatTAACGCCAGCCTTCACGAAGGGCATTCCCACTCAGGTGGATCCCCAGTATTTATCAACCATGTTAAAATAAAACTTGCAGATAGTGtcctggaaaggaaaagaatttcTGCTGCAAGGGAGAGGAAAGCCACCAAAACTCTAGGCATTATCCTGGGAGCTTTCATTTTCTGCTGGCTGCCCTTTTTTGTCATGTCCCTAGTCCTACCAATCTGCCAGGATGCTTGTTGGTTTCATCCCATCCTACTGGACTTTTTTACATGGTTAGGTTACTTAAACTCATTGATCAATCCAGTCATTTATACAGCTTTCAATGAAGAATTTAAGCAGGCTTTCCATAAACTAATACATCTCAAAAAGTGTTCATCTTGA